Below is a window of Capsicum annuum cultivar UCD-10X-F1 unplaced genomic scaffold, UCD10Xv1.1 ctg48101, whole genome shotgun sequence DNA.
TTGTGGAAGATGTACAACTCTCTGAGAGAGAGGAGTCTCTGTAAACGCCACTCCTTTCGGCCTTTCACCAGTTTCTCGCAACGCCTGATGTCAAGGATTTGTAAATTGAAGGGCAATCCTCCATCAGGAAAGGACTCTATTTCTGGACAACGTAGAGTGGCAGTTCCTTAAGAGAGGGAAGGAGTTCTGGCAGCTGCTTCAGCTTTTTGCAATCTTCAATACTCAATGACATCATCTGTGTCCGAGAAAGGTCCAAAAATCTGAGGAGCTTTAATTTGATAAACAAGTCATTTGGCAGCTCCACAATCCCATAACCTGACAATGATAATGCCCTTAAGGATCTTAGACTTGGCAGTATGTTATGCAGCACCCTCTTGCTTAGCCTAGGGTGGAAAAGGCTCTGGATTTCTATTGGAAGCAATGTCCTCAGCTGCTCTGACTTGGAAAGCAGATTCAATTTCATAAAGTTACCACCTTCTCCCATTGAATATGACAAGTGCCGACTTTGTTCCAACAAATGAGATCCTTGGCAATCTTCCAACCTGACACAAAGTTTTGAAGatgcattttgggccaaatcattgaCAAGATCATGCATTAAGAATTTCCCCCCATATCTTTCAGAAGACTTTGGGACCCTTTCAAACAACGATCTTGATCTCAACTCATCAAAGTATTGGTTGCCTAAATCTTGAATTCTTTCATCTCCCTGTTGTTCTACAAAACCATTAGCAATCCACAGATGAATAACTTGTTCTTTCCTAAATGGATAATCTTTAGGAAATATTGCACAAAAGGAAAAACATGGCTTTAAATGTGGGGAAAGTTCATTGTAGCTCAACATCAACGCTGGTAATATGTCATTGTTAGG
It encodes the following:
- the LOC124892522 gene encoding putative disease resistance RPP13-like protein 1; the encoded protein is MLSYNELSPHLKPCFSFCAIFPKDYPFRKEQVIHLWIANGFVEQQGDERIQDLGNQYFDELRSRSLFERVPKSSERYGGKFLMHDLVNDLAQNASSKLCVRLEDCQGSHLLEQSRHLSYSMGEGGNFMKLNLLSKSEQLRTLLPIEIQSLFHPRLSKRVLHNILPSLRSLRALSLSGYGIVELPNDLFIKLKLLRFLDLSRTQMMSLSIEDCKKLKQLPELLPSLKELPLYVVQK